In Deltaproteobacteria bacterium, a genomic segment contains:
- a CDS encoding ATP-binding protein, producing MKRTLEKYIQKDLKKKIVLLTGPRQTGKTTLAKMLKANFDYFNYDNAEHRLSLIEKSWDRSKDLVIFDELHKLKNWKSWLKGIYDTEKIPPSIIVTGSAKLDTYKQVGDSLAGRFFQFRLHPLDLKEIKQILHPQKLKDELDKLLKIGGFPEPYLEGDETYYNRWKRSHLDIILKQDLIDLENVRQITSIETLIQLLKKRVGSPISYSSLAGDLQCSDKTIKRWLTILESMYVVFRVLPFHKNISRAILKSPKYYFYDNGQVSGDTGVKLENLVACSVLKEIHFREDCLGEQWDLFYLKDKDGRGIDFLITQNEQPALMIEVKWSDSNRSPNFSFFGKHFNAVRKIQLVKELNREKTYPDGTQIRTAQNWLSEISLI from the coding sequence ATGAAGAGAACTTTGGAAAAATATATTCAGAAAGATCTGAAGAAAAAGATCGTCCTGCTTACCGGCCCAAGGCAGACAGGGAAAACCACCCTGGCAAAAATGCTTAAGGCGAATTTCGACTATTTTAATTATGACAATGCCGAGCATCGTCTGAGCCTGATCGAGAAATCTTGGGATCGATCCAAGGACCTGGTTATTTTTGATGAACTCCATAAATTAAAAAACTGGAAATCATGGCTCAAAGGCATCTATGATACTGAAAAGATCCCGCCTTCAATCATCGTGACCGGCAGCGCCAAGCTTGATACCTATAAACAAGTCGGCGACTCTCTCGCCGGCAGGTTTTTTCAATTCAGGCTTCATCCCCTTGATCTGAAAGAAATCAAACAAATCCTTCATCCCCAAAAACTGAAGGATGAACTCGATAAACTGTTAAAGATAGGCGGATTTCCAGAGCCTTATCTTGAGGGTGACGAGACCTATTATAATCGCTGGAAAAGGAGTCACCTGGATATCATTCTGAAACAGGATCTTATTGATCTTGAAAATGTCCGGCAGATTACATCCATAGAAACCCTGATACAGTTGTTGAAGAAAAGGGTTGGAAGTCCTATCTCATACAGCAGCCTTGCCGGAGACCTTCAATGTTCCGACAAGACGATCAAGAGATGGCTGACCATATTGGAATCCATGTATGTGGTTTTCAGGGTTCTCCCTTTTCATAAGAATATTTCCAGGGCCATTCTCAAGTCACCGAAATATTATTTTTATGATAACGGCCAGGTCTCGGGAGATACCGGAGTAAAACTGGAAAATCTTGTGGCCTGTTCAGTGTTGAAAGAAATACATTTCAGGGAAGATTGCCTGGGTGAGCAGTGGGATCTCTTTTATTTAAAAGACAAGGATGGAAGGGGAATAGATTTCCTGATTACCCAAAATGAACAACCCGCACTCATGATCGAGGTCAAATGGAGTGATTCGAACAGAAGCCCCAACTTTTCTTTCTTTGGAAAGCATTTTAACGCGGTCAGGAAGATTCAGTTGGTCAAGGAATTAAACAGGGAAAAGACCTATCCGGACGGGACACAAATCCGAACAGCCCAAAACTGGTTGTCAGAAATCAGTCTTATTTAA
- a CDS encoding pyridoxamine 5'-phosphate oxidase family protein, which translates to MAQMTERMQKLFEKVPNVVLSTATVDGSPNSVPVGSKKIIDSETILISNQFLNKTLANLKANPKVAVTFWEGVEGYQLKGTVTIETTGQRYEETARWIEDLGNKLGFPLKSKGALIVNIEEIYGVSPGPGAGRQLA; encoded by the coding sequence ATGGCTCAAATGACCGAACGTATGCAAAAACTATTCGAAAAAGTCCCTAACGTGGTGTTGTCGACGGCAACCGTAGACGGCAGCCCCAACAGTGTTCCGGTGGGATCAAAAAAAATCATCGACAGCGAGACCATACTTATATCCAACCAATTCCTGAATAAAACCCTGGCCAATCTGAAGGCCAATCCCAAGGTGGCCGTGACCTTTTGGGAGGGCGTAGAAGGATACCAGTTAAAGGGCACCGTTACCATCGAAACGACCGGGCAACGCTATGAAGAGACAGCCCGATGGATCGAAGATTTGGGCAATAAACTCGGGTTCCCCCTTAAATCCAAGGGGGCGCTTATTGTAAACATTGAAGAGATTTATGGGGTCTCTCCGGGCCCGGGTGCCGGCAGGCAATTAGCCTGA